The following coding sequences lie in one Haematobia irritans isolate KBUSLIRL chromosome 3, ASM5000362v1, whole genome shotgun sequence genomic window:
- the LOC142231805 gene encoding uncharacterized protein LOC142231805 — protein sequence MASMALICRLCLKHSTSYSPIDTFSSISSKYFQDDILYANFGHHVICCECWDHISTFHKFKQSVIDAHRRMGKNKICRKKLKIHVFSKKSLPPASDPISRYITSDTVWFDIFVVDESYKGRVEVEGESSEIVMDSTNVTSPHNELIENETALSHIDQRNVQAHDSCVNTGDDLIENEREVINTEESVSEHLALESANSDNQYALQISFDAYNKSNEHDNIGYSSVSSIDGECSASKEDAESNEENFYRIAKSEKSVLSKMDDIDKEIYKFMPNLKCRDCNDTCNSFNALKQHYKVKHPEQRCSVFCCQHSFLQRSELRDHIRFHLNPQTLTCEQCGKVCRDRYYLRAHKCLKTKKKMGPSRITRGRDVLDYEISQYMPYLQCIYCDDTYRNFKELQKHCNEKHPEDRCLVSCCDQIFRSRGDLAEHARFHLNPQGYIKRNYRKPKQSKVPPMKFYESTEHAVGLKKLSDKIAAELDIILSTIHMSLNCGVCHSPSSTYKQLLAHFELCHSDQETHVSCCGTKFYEPVNIEKHFLMHKQSDGSFICPICYMPFKEEVYLICHMSEHKSTPIQNNNPRDETVILNLQESSTNNELVIGEKLEVSKSETRK from the exons ATGGCTTCGATGGCATTAATTTGCCGTTTATGTCTTAAACATTCGACTTCGTATAGTCCCATCGATACGTTCAGTTCCATTTCATCGAAATATTTTCAAGAcgat atATTGTATGCAAATTTTGGTCACCATGTAATATGCTGTGAATGTTGGGATCACATAAGTACTTTTCACAAATTTAAGCAGTCGGTCATCGATGCACATAGGCGAAtgggcaaaaataaaatatgccgaaagaaattaaaaatacacGTATTCTCTAAGAAAAGCTTGCCTCCAGCATCAGATCCCATTAGCCGATATATAACTTCTGATACAGTCTGGTTCGATATTTTTGTTGTAGATGAAAGCTACAAGGGTAGGGTGGAGGTGGAAGGTGAGAGTTCAGAAATAGTTATGGATTCTACAAATGTAACTTCACCACATAATGAGTTAATAGAAAATGAAACTGCCCTTTCGCACATAGACCAAAGAAATGTTCAAGCACATGATAGTTGCGTAAATACGGGCGATGATCTAATTGAAAATGAACGAGAAGTAATAAATACCGAAGAAAGTGTTAGCGAACATTTGGCGCTTGAATCTGCAAATTCAGACAATCAGTATGCTTTGCAAATTTCTTTCGATGCTTATAACAAGTCGAACGAGCATGATAATATTGGATATTCATCCGTATCATCCATCGATGGAGAATGTAGTGCAAGCAAAGAAGATGCCGAATCGaatgaagaaaatttctatagaattgcaaAATCGGAGAAAAGTGTCCTATCCAAAATGGATGATATCgataaagaaatatataaatttatgccGAATCTAAAATGTCGAGATTGCAATGATACCTGCAATAGTTTCAATGCATTAAAACAGCATTACAAGGTAAAGCATCCAGAACAACGTTGTTCTGTATTTTGTTGCCAACACTCCTTTCTTCAACGAAGTGAATTGCGCGATCATATACGGTTTCATTTGAATCCACAAACATTGACATGCGAACAATGTGGAAAGGTGTGCAGAGATAGATATTATCTCAGAGCCCACAAATgtttaaaaacaaagaaaaagatGGGTCCAAGTAGAATAACACGTGGTAGAGATGTATTGGACTACGAAATATCGCAGTATATGCCATATCTTCAGTGTATATACTGCGATGACACTTATAGAAACTTTAAGGAATTACAAAAGCATTGCAACGAAAAGCATCCGGAAGATCGTTGTTTGGTTTCATGCTGCGATCAGATATTTAGAAGTCGTGGCGATTTGGCTGAACATGCTCGTTTTCACTTGAATCCCCAAGGGTATATTAAAAGAAACTATCGCAAGCCAAAGCAATCTAAAGTACCGCCAATGAAATTCTACGAAAGTACAGAACATGCTGTTGGACTCAAAAAATTATCTGATAAAATTGCAGCAGAATTAGACATCATATTGTCTACAATACATATGTCATTGAATTGTGGAGTATGCCACAGTCCAAGTTCAACATATAAACAATTGTTAGCACATTTCGAGTTATGTCATTCAGATCAAGAAACACATGTGAGTTGCTGCGGTACAAAGTTCTATGAGCCAGTCAacattgaaaaacattttctaatgcaCAAGCAATCGGATGGCTCCTTTATATGCCCAATATGCTATATGCCCTTTAAAGAAGAAGTTTATTTGATATGCCACATGAGTGAACACAAAAGCACTCCAATACAAAATAATAATCCTAGAGATGAAACTGTAATATTAAATTTGCAAGAGTCTTccacaaacaatgaattagttattGGAGAAAAGTTGGAAGTTAGCAAAAGTGAAACAAGAAAATAG